Proteins encoded together in one Anoxybacillus flavithermus window:
- the fliI gene encoding flagellar protein export ATPase FliI yields MNWQALINEIELLDPYKRFGKVTRVIGLMIEAKGPESSIGDVCYIHIGHKKKKKIQAEVVGFRDEYVLLMPYATVQDIAPGCIVEATGAPLEIKVGSALVGRVIDALGAPLDGQPLPKGLTAVPIDRQPPNPMTRPPISEPIEVGVKMIDSLLTVGKGQRVGIFAGSGVGKSTLMGMIARNTNADLNVIALIGERGREVREFIERDLGPEGLKRSIVVVATSDQPALMRIKGAYTATAIAEYFRDQGLNVMLMMDSVTRVAMAQREIGLAIGEPPTTKGYTPSVFAILPKLLERTGTNEHGTITAFYTVLVDGDDMNEPIADTVRGILDGHFVLERQLANKGQYPAINVLKSVSRVMNYIVTPEHRKVAEKLRELLATYVQSEDLIQIGAYKRGSSREIDEAIRYYPKIISFLKQDVHECYTINESVQQLFQLIEQG; encoded by the coding sequence ATGAATTGGCAGGCACTTATCAATGAAATTGAGTTGCTCGATCCGTATAAGCGATTTGGCAAAGTGACGCGTGTGATCGGCTTAATGATTGAAGCAAAAGGACCAGAAAGTTCCATTGGAGATGTTTGCTATATTCATATTGGCCATAAAAAAAAGAAGAAAATTCAAGCGGAAGTCGTTGGATTTCGCGATGAATACGTACTATTAATGCCATATGCAACCGTTCAAGATATTGCCCCCGGTTGTATTGTAGAGGCAACGGGGGCTCCACTTGAAATAAAAGTCGGTTCAGCGCTTGTCGGACGTGTTATTGACGCATTAGGAGCCCCGCTTGACGGTCAACCGCTTCCAAAAGGATTGACGGCTGTTCCAATCGATCGCCAACCGCCCAATCCAATGACGCGTCCTCCGATTTCAGAGCCGATTGAAGTCGGGGTGAAAATGATCGATAGTTTATTAACGGTCGGAAAAGGGCAACGTGTCGGTATTTTTGCTGGTTCTGGCGTTGGAAAAAGTACGTTAATGGGGATGATTGCTCGCAATACAAATGCGGATTTAAACGTCATCGCACTCATCGGTGAACGCGGACGCGAAGTGCGAGAATTTATTGAACGCGATCTTGGTCCCGAAGGATTAAAACGCTCCATTGTCGTTGTTGCGACATCTGATCAGCCTGCCCTCATGCGCATCAAAGGAGCGTATACAGCGACAGCCATTGCGGAATATTTTCGCGATCAAGGGCTAAACGTTATGCTGATGATGGACTCTGTCACGCGTGTGGCGATGGCGCAACGTGAAATTGGACTGGCGATCGGAGAACCGCCGACAACGAAAGGATATACGCCGTCCGTTTTTGCGATTTTACCAAAACTACTTGAACGGACAGGAACGAATGAACATGGGACGATTACCGCTTTTTATACGGTGCTCGTTGATGGCGATGATATGAACGAGCCGATTGCTGATACCGTTCGCGGTATTTTAGACGGGCATTTCGTATTAGAACGACAACTAGCCAATAAGGGTCAATATCCAGCAATTAACGTATTAAAAAGTGTAAGCCGCGTCATGAACTACATTGTGACGCCAGAGCATCGAAAAGTGGCAGAAAAGTTGCGTGAGTTGTTGGCGACGTATGTGCAGTCTGAAGATTTAATTCAAATCGGTGCCTATAAACGAGGATCGTCGCGAGAAATCGACGAAGCGATCCGTTATTATCCGAAAATTATTTCGTTTTTAAAACAGGATGTTCATGAATGTTATACAATAAACGAAAGTGTTCAACAGTTGTTTCAACTTATCGAACAAGGGTGA
- the fliG gene encoding flagellar motor switch protein FliG, whose product MLLISLGPDVSASVYKHLSEEEIEKLTLEISNVRQVDAEKKETILEEFHQIALAQDYISQGGIAYAKQVLEKALGPEQAMNIINRLTSALQVRPFDFARKADPAQILNFLQNEHPQTIALVLSYLDPAQAGQILSALPQEMQADIARRIALMDRTSPEMINEVEQVLERKLSTTVVQDYTQTGGIEAVVEVLNGVDRATERAILDALEIQDPELAEEIKKRMFVFEDIVTLDNRAIQRVIREVDNADLLLALKVSSDEVKEVIFRNMSSRMAETFKEEMEFMGPVRLRDVEEAQSRIVAVIRRLEEAGEIVVARGGGDDIIV is encoded by the coding sequence ATCCTCCTCATTTCGTTAGGTCCTGACGTGTCAGCATCCGTATATAAACATTTATCTGAAGAAGAAATTGAAAAGCTAACGCTTGAAATTTCTAACGTTCGTCAAGTTGATGCTGAGAAAAAAGAAACGATTTTAGAAGAGTTTCATCAAATCGCCTTAGCGCAAGACTACATTTCACAAGGCGGTATTGCTTATGCGAAACAAGTGCTTGAAAAAGCGCTCGGCCCAGAGCAAGCGATGAACATTATTAATCGTTTAACGTCTGCCTTGCAAGTGCGTCCGTTTGATTTTGCACGGAAAGCCGATCCGGCGCAAATTTTAAACTTTTTACAAAACGAACATCCACAAACGATTGCACTCGTACTTTCGTATTTAGACCCTGCTCAAGCCGGCCAAATTTTATCTGCGCTTCCACAAGAAATGCAAGCGGATATCGCTCGCCGCATTGCCCTTATGGACCGCACATCGCCGGAAATGATTAATGAAGTCGAACAAGTGCTTGAACGGAAACTATCGACGACAGTTGTACAAGATTACACGCAAACTGGCGGCATTGAAGCTGTTGTTGAAGTGTTGAACGGTGTCGATCGCGCAACCGAGCGCGCCATTTTAGATGCCCTTGAAATTCAAGATCCAGAGCTAGCAGAAGAAATTAAAAAGCGCATGTTTGTATTTGAAGATATCGTTACGCTTGATAATCGTGCGATTCAACGCGTTATTCGCGAAGTGGACAATGCAGACTTGTTGCTTGCGTTGAAAGTGTCTAGCGATGAGGTGAAGGAAGTTATATTCCGCAACATGTCTTCTCGTATGGCGGAAACGTTCAAAGAAGAAATGGAGTTTATGGGTCCTGTTCGCCTTCGCGACGTAGAAGAAGCGCAATCGCGTATTGTTGCAGTCATTCGTCGTCTCGAAGAAGCGGGTGAAATTGTCGTCGCTCGTGGCGGAGGAGATGATATTATTGTCTAA
- the flgB gene encoding flagellar basal body rod protein FlgB — protein sequence MKLFSNTIQILEQGLNYSSLKQKVIANNIANVDTPNFKAKDVQFRTEFHQALQAYRTDPRHFEFKGGTSKFLVTTKNDLVYTHNNNNVDLDKEMSDLAQNQIYYNALVERLNGKFNSLKTVIKGGK from the coding sequence GTGAAATTGTTTTCGAATACAATACAAATATTAGAACAAGGGTTAAATTATTCATCGTTGAAACAAAAAGTAATCGCCAACAACATTGCGAATGTCGATACACCGAATTTTAAAGCGAAAGACGTTCAATTTCGAACGGAATTCCATCAAGCATTGCAAGCGTACCGCACCGATCCACGCCATTTTGAGTTTAAAGGCGGAACAAGCAAATTTCTCGTGACAACTAAAAACGATCTCGTTTACACTCATAATAACAATAATGTCGATTTAGATAAAGAAATGTCGGATTTAGCGCAAAACCAAATTTATTACAACGCGTTAGTTGAACGGTTGAATGGAAAGTTTAACTCTTTGAAAACGGTCATTAAGGGAGGAAAATAA
- the fliH gene encoding flagellar assembly protein FliH, translating into MILLSKVIKAPFARTCTEQQAVIQVRKVWSDVQQEEHEQPAETMMQHAQMLIEQAEQQAANIRQEADMYYASVQQQIAEERRKWEEERNEWINEARQEGYAVGLEQGREEGFQQYMEAIREAKKIAQSANEQFYHMLQSADETILLVACKVAERIIGERLAENKEHFLGLVKQVIKEVREHEEVKIYVHPAYYDVVVRQKEELKALFSQDVHLFIYPDETLAETSCIVESPFGRIDASVDTQLEQLKQQLLERIEGADE; encoded by the coding sequence ATGATATTATTGTCTAAAGTTATTAAAGCCCCTTTTGCTCGCACGTGTACCGAGCAACAGGCGGTCATTCAAGTGAGAAAAGTATGGTCTGACGTGCAGCAAGAAGAACATGAACAACCTGCCGAAACGATGATGCAACATGCACAAATGTTAATCGAGCAAGCCGAGCAACAAGCGGCAAATATTCGTCAAGAAGCGGACATGTATTACGCATCTGTCCAACAACAGATTGCAGAAGAACGGAGAAAATGGGAAGAAGAACGAAACGAATGGATAAACGAAGCGCGTCAAGAAGGATATGCGGTCGGTTTAGAACAAGGGCGCGAAGAAGGATTTCAACAGTACATGGAGGCAATTCGTGAAGCGAAGAAGATTGCACAATCCGCCAATGAACAGTTTTATCACATGTTGCAGTCGGCCGATGAAACGATTTTACTTGTTGCATGCAAAGTAGCGGAACGAATTATCGGTGAGCGTCTTGCTGAAAATAAAGAACATTTTCTTGGCCTTGTGAAACAAGTGATTAAAGAAGTTCGTGAACATGAAGAAGTGAAAATATACGTTCATCCGGCTTATTATGACGTTGTCGTTCGTCAAAAGGAGGAGTTAAAAGCATTATTTAGCCAAGACGTTCATTTGTTTATTTATCCTGATGAAACATTAGCTGAAACAAGTTGCATTGTCGAGTCGCCGTTTGGACGTATTGATGCAAGCGTTGACACGCAACTCGAGCAACTGAAGCAACAATTGCTCGAGCGGATCGAGGGGGCGGACGAATGA
- the fliF gene encoding flagellar basal-body MS-ring/collar protein FliF, with the protein MNERLKQAIERLKLFWSERTKQQKMMALGLVGLLVVAVALTAFLATRTNFVPLYSNLSPQEAGQIKATLDQRGIQSQVADNGTTILVPEQLVNTLKVELAAEGIPDSGSIDYSFFGKNSGFGMTDNEFNVLKIEAMQTELANLIKSIDGVEDAKVMINLPQPTIFVGDQQEEASASIVLKTKAGYKFNEQQIKSLYHLVSKSVPNLPTENIVIMNQYFEYFDLKNEENFSSGKTFAEQYEVKQQIERDIQRRVQQMLGTMMGQDKVVVSVTADVDFTQENRQEELVEPVDKENMEGIAVSVQRITETFSGQGAQPGGTAGVGENEVPGYEGANGETNGDYERIEETINNEVNRIKKEIVASPYKVKDLGIQVMVEPPKPNDPNSLPAQTVDDITKILGTIVRTSVDKEVAGQWTDNDLQNRVVVSVQPFNGKVQFDEETTTIPTWAYIAGGGALILLLALIVFLWLRKRKKEEMDEQPVQEQQVAVEIPDVNEEVETESTLRRKQLEKLAKEKPEEFAKLLRTWLAEE; encoded by the coding sequence ATGAACGAGCGATTAAAACAAGCGATAGAACGATTAAAATTGTTTTGGAGCGAGAGAACAAAACAACAAAAAATGATGGCTTTAGGTCTTGTGGGATTGTTGGTTGTTGCCGTTGCGCTTACCGCTTTTTTGGCGACGCGAACGAATTTTGTTCCTCTCTACAGCAATTTATCGCCGCAAGAAGCGGGACAAATTAAGGCAACGCTTGATCAGCGCGGTATTCAGTCGCAAGTTGCCGATAACGGCACGACCATTTTAGTGCCCGAACAGCTTGTCAATACGTTAAAAGTCGAACTAGCCGCTGAAGGCATTCCCGATAGCGGAAGCATCGATTATTCGTTTTTCGGAAAAAACTCTGGTTTCGGCATGACAGATAACGAATTTAACGTATTAAAAATTGAGGCGATGCAAACCGAACTTGCCAATTTAATAAAAAGTATCGACGGGGTAGAAGACGCAAAGGTGATGATTAATCTACCCCAGCCGACGATCTTTGTTGGCGACCAACAGGAAGAGGCATCTGCATCGATCGTTTTGAAAACAAAGGCAGGGTATAAATTTAATGAGCAGCAAATTAAATCATTATACCACCTTGTTTCCAAAAGCGTACCGAACCTTCCTACTGAAAATATCGTCATTATGAATCAATATTTTGAGTACTTTGATTTAAAAAATGAAGAAAATTTTTCGTCTGGCAAAACATTTGCTGAACAATATGAAGTGAAACAACAAATTGAACGCGACATTCAACGTCGCGTCCAACAAATGTTAGGAACGATGATGGGACAAGATAAAGTCGTCGTTTCTGTCACAGCAGACGTTGATTTCACGCAAGAAAATCGCCAAGAAGAGCTTGTTGAGCCAGTAGATAAAGAAAATATGGAAGGCATCGCTGTAAGCGTACAGCGCATTACAGAGACGTTTTCCGGTCAAGGGGCTCAACCAGGCGGCACAGCGGGCGTAGGGGAAAACGAGGTGCCAGGGTATGAAGGAGCAAATGGCGAGACAAACGGGGATTATGAGCGAATTGAGGAAACGATTAATAACGAGGTTAATAGAATAAAAAAGGAAATTGTTGCAAGTCCTTATAAAGTAAAAGATTTAGGCATTCAAGTGATGGTTGAACCGCCAAAACCTAATGATCCGAATTCGCTGCCTGCGCAAACGGTAGATGATATTACAAAAATTTTAGGAACGATTGTGCGTACGTCAGTCGACAAAGAAGTTGCGGGACAATGGACGGACAACGATTTGCAAAATCGCGTCGTCGTTTCTGTACAACCGTTTAACGGAAAAGTGCAGTTTGACGAAGAAACTACAACGATTCCGACATGGGCATATATAGCTGGTGGCGGAGCGCTTATTTTGCTTCTTGCTTTGATCGTCTTTTTATGGTTGCGCAAACGCAAGAAAGAAGAAATGGACGAACAACCAGTGCAAGAACAACAAGTGGCAGTAGAAATTCCAGACGTCAACGAAGAAGTCGAAACAGAATCCACATTGCGTCGCAAGCAACTTGAAAAACTCGCAAAAGAAAAACCAGAAGAATTTGCGAAATTGCTAAGAACATGGCTTGCAGAGGAATAA
- a CDS encoding IS1380 family transposase, producing the protein MKDFPIRFVLTDEAITPSAGLALVGYLLHQTKLDKRVNALRLPTVRRDVHISHSDVIRSMIGLLATGKTDFDHIEAYRQDDIFSTSMGIRHVPSSPTLRQRLDQLACLPMTETIIWEESMRLLVRQHATLSACWTKGKTTWLPLDIDASPFDNSDTKKEGVSRTYKGFDGFTPLFAYAGKEGYIVHAELRPGKQHVQDNMPSFLTTAIRRARPLTSSRLLVRMDAGNDAEANVHVCLKEDVDFVIKRNLRRESKALWFQIASQKGRRVDDGQTEGVQTYELCLPQTAAIDGHTYTYVQVTQVTERTMERNGQLMLVPDYEVESYWVRLEGYEHVRMSDVLALYHDHATCEQFHSELKSDLDLERLPSGKMKTNALVLVMGAFVYNLLRLIGQDLLSDPRHPLHHKVKRRRIKTIIQTVITMAGRLVRRSRQIWMKLTRRSGYSILLLNVYQKWKEAR; encoded by the coding sequence ATGAAAGATTTCCCGATTCGGTTTGTATTGACAGATGAAGCGATTACTCCAAGTGCTGGGCTTGCTCTCGTGGGCTACTTACTGCACCAAACGAAGCTGGATAAACGAGTAAACGCACTTCGGCTCCCAACGGTTCGTCGAGATGTGCACATTTCCCATAGCGACGTCATTCGCTCGATGATCGGCTTGCTTGCCACAGGAAAAACGGATTTTGATCATATCGAAGCGTATCGTCAGGACGATATCTTTTCGACATCAATGGGCATTCGGCACGTACCTTCCTCCCCAACGTTGCGACAGCGTCTCGATCAGCTCGCTTGTCTCCCGATGACCGAAACCATCATTTGGGAGGAATCGATGCGTCTGTTGGTTCGACAACACGCTACCTTGTCCGCTTGTTGGACGAAAGGGAAAACGACATGGCTTCCCCTTGATATAGATGCTTCCCCATTTGATAACTCCGATACGAAAAAAGAAGGAGTGAGTCGAACGTATAAAGGATTTGACGGTTTTACGCCGTTGTTTGCGTACGCAGGGAAGGAAGGGTATATCGTTCATGCCGAGCTGCGTCCAGGGAAACAACATGTACAAGACAACATGCCTTCGTTTTTAACTACCGCTATCCGTCGAGCTCGTCCGCTGACCTCGTCTCGTCTGCTTGTCCGCATGGATGCAGGAAACGATGCGGAAGCGAATGTGCACGTATGTCTAAAGGAAGACGTGGACTTTGTCATCAAGCGAAACTTACGCCGAGAATCGAAAGCGCTTTGGTTCCAGATCGCTTCGCAAAAGGGCAGACGCGTCGATGATGGACAAACAGAAGGAGTACAAACGTATGAGTTATGCCTTCCACAGACAGCAGCAATCGATGGACACACGTATACGTACGTTCAAGTCACCCAAGTGACGGAACGAACGATGGAACGAAATGGACAGCTGATGCTCGTTCCTGATTACGAAGTCGAAAGCTACTGGGTGCGCCTCGAAGGATACGAGCATGTTCGAATGAGTGATGTGCTCGCATTGTATCACGATCATGCGACATGCGAACAGTTTCATAGCGAACTGAAAAGCGACTTAGATTTAGAGCGACTTCCATCAGGGAAGATGAAAACGAATGCGCTCGTGTTAGTCATGGGAGCATTCGTGTACAACCTTCTTCGCCTGATTGGACAAGATCTATTAAGCGATCCGAGACATCCATTACATCATAAAGTGAAACGCCGCCGCATCAAGACGATCATTCAGACGGTGATCACGATGGCAGGTCGACTCGTCCGCCGATCACGACAGATCTGGATGAAACTGACGCGAAGGAGTGGGTACAGTATACTCCTACTGAATGTGTATCAAAAATGGAAAGAGGCAAGATAA
- the codY gene encoding GTP-sensing pleiotropic transcriptional regulator CodY — protein MNLLEKTRKINAMLQNAAGKPVNFKEMAETLCEVIEANVFVVSRRGKLLGFAIKQTIENERMKKMLADRQFPEEYTKNLFNITETSPNLDIHSEYTAFPVENKDLFKNGLTTIVPIIGGGERLGTLILSRLDKEFHDDDLILAEYGATVVGMEILREKAEEIEEEARSKAVVQMAISSLSYSELEAIEHIFEELDGTEGLLVASKIADRVGITRSVIVNALRKLESAGVIESRSLGMKGTYIKVLNDKFLTELEKLKHH, from the coding sequence ATGAATTTACTTGAAAAAACAAGAAAAATTAATGCGATGTTACAAAACGCAGCTGGAAAACCAGTAAACTTTAAAGAAATGGCAGAGACGCTTTGCGAAGTAATCGAAGCAAACGTGTTCGTTGTTAGCCGTCGCGGAAAGCTGCTTGGCTTTGCGATTAAACAAACGATTGAAAACGAACGAATGAAAAAAATGTTAGCGGATCGTCAATTCCCAGAAGAATATACAAAAAATTTATTTAACATTACAGAAACGTCGCCAAACCTTGATATTCATAGCGAGTATACGGCATTTCCTGTCGAAAATAAAGATTTATTTAAAAACGGGCTAACGACGATCGTGCCGATTATCGGTGGCGGTGAACGTCTAGGAACGCTCATTTTATCTCGCTTAGATAAAGAATTTCACGATGACGATTTAATTTTAGCAGAATACGGAGCAACGGTTGTCGGAATGGAAATTTTGCGTGAAAAAGCGGAAGAAATTGAAGAAGAAGCGCGCAGCAAAGCTGTTGTTCAAATGGCAATTAGCTCGCTTTCGTATAGTGAATTAGAAGCAATTGAGCATATTTTTGAAGAGTTAGATGGGACAGAAGGATTGCTTGTTGCAAGTAAAATTGCTGACCGCGTCGGTATTACACGTTCAGTCATTGTTAATGCGCTTCGCAAACTAGAAAGTGCCGGAGTTATTGAATCTCGTTCGCTTGGAATGAAAGGAACGTACATTAAAGTATTAAACGATAAGTTTTTAACAGAACTTGAAAAATTAAAACATCATTAA
- the fliE gene encoding flagellar hook-basal body complex protein FliE translates to MIDRIQRTVLSPAVQQQSIKPAEAQRAFSQFLKEAINEVNKQQMESDQLTTKLVKGENVDLHNVMIASQKASVSLQLAIEVRNKVIEAYQEVMRMQV, encoded by the coding sequence ATGATTGATCGCATCCAACGTACAGTTTTATCACCAGCTGTACAGCAGCAATCGATAAAGCCCGCGGAAGCACAACGGGCGTTTTCTCAATTTTTAAAAGAAGCGATTAACGAAGTAAATAAACAGCAAATGGAATCGGATCAGTTGACAACGAAGTTAGTAAAAGGAGAAAACGTTGATTTGCACAATGTGATGATCGCTTCACAAAAAGCAAGTGTGTCGCTTCAATTAGCAATTGAAGTGCGTAATAAAGTGATCGAAGCATATCAAGAAGTGATGAGAATGCAAGTATAG
- the flgC gene encoding flagellar basal body rod protein FlgC — protein sequence MFQSFNVSASALTAQRLRMDVISANMANVDTTRAKMVDGKWQPYRRKMVVMQPNESFSSFLNKAMNERSAGGVKVTKIVEDQTPFKLVYDPSHPDADENGYVQLPNVDPLKEMVDLMSATRSYEANVTVLNATKGMLMKALEIGK from the coding sequence ATGTTTCAAAGTTTCAATGTATCCGCCTCTGCGTTAACAGCTCAGCGGTTACGCATGGATGTCATTTCTGCAAATATGGCAAACGTCGATACGACGCGGGCGAAAATGGTCGATGGGAAATGGCAGCCATATCGTCGCAAAATGGTTGTCATGCAACCAAACGAATCGTTTTCCTCTTTTTTAAACAAAGCGATGAACGAGCGGTCAGCAGGTGGAGTAAAGGTAACGAAAATTGTTGAGGATCAAACGCCATTTAAACTTGTCTATGACCCATCTCATCCGGATGCAGATGAAAACGGATATGTGCAGCTACCAAATGTTGATCCGTTAAAAGAAATGGTCGATTTAATGAGCGCCACACGCTCGTATGAAGCGAATGTGACGGTGTTAAACGCAACGAAAGGAATGTTAATGAAGGCGTTAGAAATCGGGAAATAG